tataggatggatgcacggcgtcgggtaataatcacaaaaattttatttcatttttaatgtcatttttattaatttatttttttcatactaatatttttcttctcttgttcaatttaggaggggtccaagttcccagagatcgacgtctttggtgacgcttatgttcgacccgggaatgagttggccgagtcccttcatgtaagtattatttaattttaattcttatgttacgcattcaatttatatgcatgttttaatttatattttatgttatgttcaacagacgatgatggtggagaggagccagttggttcttcaggagtccgcctcccagcttcctcccgagactccgatcgagtctgtggctcctccacaggatgctggatttcatatcttgacggagacgttggatcagactctcgggagaaggccggggacatattgtcgagggatggggaatgcccggcggagggaacctagacctcgttcattggcgcagtcaaacagtcaggtcattgctttgacagcacatgTGGCCTCTCTTGAGAACAAGTTGTCGGCTcttctgcagtccctcgcacagtccggcCTTCCAGTCTCGCATTTTGATGagccgacctccgagcccgtccatccTGAGCATCCCAACCAGACCACTGCACCGGTGAACGCCCAGATCTCTGACCCGCATATTGGCGACGActcggttgattttgattcattatttgattagtgtatttattttcatcatcaacatttattttatttgtaatacatttattttattttataacaaaattttattctaatttatttttattgcaatttcattgtttaatcaataaaaaaaaaatcaattttatttaaaataaaaaaaatatgtaaaaaaatataaaaaaaaattataatattatgttTGCGCGACGGCTAGtagttcgtcgcgcaaaccagcatgtaaaaataaataaaaagtcaacatttttattacttttaattattgcgcgacgaatacatacGTCTCGCAAAcatgttttgcgcgacgaaagttttcgtcgcgcatTTCTTCCGGCGCGACTACAGttattttcgtcgcgcatatATAAGAGCGACGAAAGATTCCTCATCGCGCGAATGGTTCTGCGGCGAAGATCTACGTCTCCGGAacacgttttgcgcgacgaattatttttcgtcgcacaatcccagtcgtcgcgcaaatatctGTGCGCCGAATAAAtaatcgtcgcgcaaattttaTGCGACGAACAGTTGTTTCGTCTCCATACCGTTGGTGCAACGATGGTTTACCCGTCGCTCAGTTTTACGCGACGAATGGTTGtacctcgtcgcgcaaaggctttcttcacgatctttgcacGACGGAATGTGCGCGACGAATTGTTCGTCGCGCTGAAGTTAGTGCGACTAAATGAGACTTTGGGCGACGTTTTtgtgttcgtcgcgcaaagggtaaaatgtagtagtgagtGGTGTGAGagccaaaaagagaaatagaGTTCTCTAGGGCTCTTTGTGATATAAACTTATCTTTATATAGCCTCATCATCTTGTGCCATATTTGGTATGATTTATGAGAGAATAAATCTTTTTTTAAGGGAATTATTTATTGGGAGATtaactattatacccaatatgggggcccaaattataaaaatacctcatatgaaatggactttagaaacacacccaaagctcatttacaacataataaaaaaacttttaacttcttataaattacaaaactgccatcaatttcttaaaacaagcccaaccccaaaatctcataaaaatacccaaaacacttaatagggtatcaaagtaatttaataattaatattaaattcaataaggccttctgtcattttttgagtttttttggggtttgtttatagaaattcaattgtgtagggtttatttataatattagtgctagaaatgggtatatcactaaatatctcttatttatttccataaataaaaagatcAAGGAGATTTAATGCAATCTGGATCCTTGACTTATGAAGATATTTCCcattttaaatcaaattaataagtcaataatcaaaataacctAGGGTATATTCCAATTTCCACGTCGCGTCACCCAAGTGATTGCCGAAATTCCTTGTTCCCACAATGGCTACACTTCACTATTTGCCATAGTCACAAAATCTTTGTCTAAACTGTGGGCAGTGTGAGGTTGTAGCGTTTTGCGGTCCATCGTAACCATTGACAATCTGTGCCTATATGTACAAGAGTTGGGTTGGGCACAAcaatccattaaaaaaaaaaatcacattgcCATTTCTACAAAAGTACTAAAAAGGGTTATTGGGCAGAAACCATTATTTAGGGATTCAAAACTATGGTTCATTAATATGAAAGGATAAGAGTAAACCCGTTGAATCTAATTGCAATGGGACTCCTATTATTCTAGTTAAATCTAAACGTGATGTGCAAGATTTAAGTTATCTTGTATGGGTAGGAAACTTAATAGGCATGGCATATATAAAAAGCAAAGGCCCCCCTCACTAGTTGTGGTTTATGCTATTCCCATTGTAGCCTTACAAGGTCTGATTCCGGAGAATTCATGGCTTCAGGTTAGTCTTTTTAGGTATCAGAGCAtgtgataatatatatacttgattAAATTAGGGCTTTATCAACATCATTCATGATTTTCTGAACTTTGCTTATGAATTGCCGTGACCCattatgtgtgtatatatgtatgagTCAGAagattaaatataaattagggttttcagTGCTATGATATTATTACTATTGTGTCACAATGAATATCCCTTTTCCAGTAATCTTGTTGCAAATCCATGTTGGTTTTCAGTTTATACTGCTCCGGATTTGAGTTCAATAGAAACTTTGAATAGACCAAATTATGAGGAGTGGAAACTAGACGTAGAGGTAGTTGTGGAAACTAGACGTAGAGGTAGTTTTAGGCCTtatggatttggatttggctTTGATCGAAGACAAGCCTGCAGCTCTCACTGCTTCCAGTACATCTGAAcagaaattgaagttgaagaatTGGGAAACATTGAATCGAATGTCTCTCCTTGTTATGGAGAAGACAATTTCTGCATCTGTGCTTGAGGAAATACCTGCTTCTGAGAATGCAAAACAGTTTTTGGCAACTATAGTTCAGAAGTATAAGCCAGAAGATAAGGCACAAGTTAGAAAATTGATCACTGCTCTCACTTCTGCTAAGTTTGATGGTGTTGGGTATGTAAGAGAGTATAATCTGGGATTGGCTTGCATTGCAAATAAGCTGAAAGTGCTCAAGGTCCCCATAGATGAGACCTTCTTGGTGCATATTGCCGTAAACTCTCTTCCAAGCTCTTATGGGCAATTGGTAAGAGTATACAGCATTATGAAGGAGATGTGGACAGTGAATGAGCTTATTTACGTGTGTGTTCTAGAAGAACAGAGGCAAAAGAATGACAAGGGAAAGCGAGCTTAAGTGTCAAATCAAAAGGGTTCGTTAATTAGTCTCGCtctaaaattttagttttgtcTTAGATTTGACAGATGTTGTTTATGTACCTTCTATGCGATAAAATATTTTGCGAAGAAATACTACCTACATCAATGTTTTATCAATTTTCTCACAACTCCCTCTTCCTCTAGTCTACTTAAAGagtcaaacaatatgggtagaatatttttcaGGTTGTATTTCATTCTGCAAAAGAAGGTATTTATAGTACAAAGATGTAACCCTAGTAGGGTAAAACTAGGAAACAAGATAAAAATCTAATTACATAATATTtgtacaaaaaagaaaaaaatataatactaataaactaggaaataaatatcctGATTAAGTTAAAATCTCGCTAACATAAAGTTGTTAAACTGGTTTAGATTtaacaattaa
Above is a genomic segment from Prunus dulcis chromosome 7, ALMONDv2, whole genome shotgun sequence containing:
- the LOC117635767 gene encoding uncharacterized protein LOC117635767, which codes for MDLDLALIEDKPAALTASSTSEQKLKLKNWETLNRMSLLVMEKTISASVLEEIPASENAKQFLATIVQKYKPEDKAQVRKLITALTSAKFDGVGYVREYNLGLACIANKLKVLKVPIDETFLVHIAVNSLPSSYGQLVRVYSIMKEMWTVNELIYVCVLEEQRQKNDKGKRA